In one window of Bacillota bacterium DNA:
- a CDS encoding DDE-type integrase/transposase/recombinase, with the protein PQPRSDRGSSRVIPDDLGKRIVDRRLENPHLSVMLFYDLLAKEGVLLRSGVSYHSLYRFLRQKGLAKPNLDDAPPKDRRKFAYDEVNRMWQGDMMVGPKVLAGGKKRQSFLFAFLDDCSRIFTHACFVLDQGFDAMKRVYIEAVLRRGIPQIVYLDNAKIYRSQLFHTACARMGTIVAHTEPYDGPSKGYGELTVM; encoded by the coding sequence AACCCCAACCCAGAAGTGACCGGGGATCATCCAGGGTGATTCCGGATGATCTGGGGAAGCGGATCGTGGACCGCCGGCTGGAGAATCCCCACCTCTCCGTCATGCTGTTCTACGACCTGCTGGCCAAGGAGGGGGTGCTGCTGCGCTCCGGGGTCTCCTACCACTCGCTCTACCGCTTCCTGAGGCAGAAGGGCCTGGCCAAACCGAACCTTGACGACGCCCCGCCCAAGGACCGACGGAAGTTCGCCTATGACGAGGTGAACCGGATGTGGCAGGGGGACATGATGGTGGGGCCGAAGGTGCTTGCCGGCGGCAAGAAGAGGCAGAGCTTCCTGTTCGCCTTCTTGGACGACTGCTCAAGGATCTTTACCCATGCCTGCTTCGTGCTCGATCAGGGTTTTGACGCCATGAAGCGGGTCTACATCGAGGCGGTTTTGCGGAGGGGCATACCCCAGATTGTCTACCTCGATAACGCCAAGATTTACCGCTCCCAGTTGTTCCATACGGCCTGCGCCCGGATGGGCACCATAGTCGCCCAC